A genomic region of Palaemon carinicauda isolate YSFRI2023 chromosome 11, ASM3689809v2, whole genome shotgun sequence contains the following coding sequences:
- the LOC137649356 gene encoding uncharacterized protein has translation MKAFPANDLASNLKDLDPEADSKPLQCCLGLSWDVNTDEFLFQLSSENKPVTWRVIFSTVNSIYDPLGFLAPLIIYGKLLLRKLVSETVDCDQPLSDETATEWISWRNTLLELEELRISRTYVPYLSETVSKELHVFSDTSEKAIAAVAYLYTTDISGTPSLGFVLGKAKVASTGVHTIPCLELCTAMLAIKIAQCITDNLDINIETVKYHTDSKVVLGYINNETRRFYTYVANRVERIRRFSDSSQWNYMPTHHNPSDSATKSSEAHEIHNSEWLFGPKHLTLQ, from the coding sequence ATGAAAGCCTTTCCAGCCAATGATCTGGCTTCAAACCTGAAGGACTTAGACCCAGAGGCTGACAGTAAGCCTTTACAATGTTGTCTAGGATTAAGCTGGGATGTAAATACGGACGAGTTCTTGTTTCAGTTGTCATCTGAAAATAAACCTGTAACATGGAGAGTAATATTTTCAACAGTTAACAGCATTTATGATCCGCTCGGATTCCTAGCTCCACTCATAATATATGGTAAACTTTTACTCAGAAAGCTAGTTTCAGAGACTGTTGATTGTGACCAACCCCTCTCAGACGAGACAGCCACCGAGTGGATATCTTGGAGAAACACCCTGCTGGAACTTGAAGAGCTACGCATATCGCGCACTTATGTGCCTTACCTCAGTGAAACTGTCTCCAAGGAGCTTCATGTCTTCTCTGATACATCCGAAAAAGCCATAGCAGCTGTTGCATACCTTTATACAACAGACATCAGTGGTACACCCAGTTTGGGTTTTGTTCTCGGGAAAGCAAAGGTTGCATCGACCGGTGTCCATACCATTCCATGTCTAGAATTATGTACAGCTATGTTAGCTATAAAAATTGCACAGTGCATTACAGATAACCTAGATATAAACATAGAAACAGTTAAGTACCACACAGACAGTAAAGTTGTCCTAGGCTATATCAACAATGAAACCAGGAGATTCTACACCTACGTAGCAAACAGAGTGGAGCGCATCAGAAGATTCTCTGATTCCAGCCAGTGGAACTATATGCCAACGCACCATAACCCGTCTGATTCAGCAACTAAATCTTCTGAAGCTCATGAAATTCACAATAGCGAATGGTTATTTGGACCAAAGCATCTTACTTTGCAATAG
- the LOC137649357 gene encoding uncharacterized protein, producing MSSSAFINAVRRFISLRGQVKIFRSDHGTNFIGAVDKLRIDSINVEDEPFRNFLYNSSTTWNINPPYSSHMGGTWERMDGISRRILDSMLLNNTGKSLTYDVLSTFRTELSPIIDSRPLVPASTDVFTSHQLGDFNERDLGLA from the coding sequence ATGAGCTCCTCGGCTTTTATTAACGCTGTCAGACGGTTTATATCTCTAAGAGGTCAAGTGAAAATATTCCGGTCCGACCATGGAACTAATTTTATTGGTGCAGTCGACAAGCTGAGAATAGACTCTATTAATGTCGAGGATGAACCTTTCAGGAACTTCTTGTACAATTCTAGTACTACTTGGAACATTAATCCACCCTATTCCTCTCACATGGGAGGAACATGGGAAAGGATGGATGGCATCAGCAGGAGGATACTAGACTCCATGTTGTTAAACAATACTGGAAAAAGCCTAACATATGACGTACTAAGCACGTTCAGGACAGAATTGTCGCCTATAATAGACTCCAGGCCTCTAGTACCCGCGTCAACAGATGTCTTCACATCGCATCAATTAGGAGATTTCAATGAAAGAGACTTAGGCCTTGCATAG